In Coturnix japonica isolate 7356 chromosome 7, Coturnix japonica 2.1, whole genome shotgun sequence, one DNA window encodes the following:
- the OSBPL6 gene encoding oxysterol-binding protein-related protein 6 isoform X7, whose amino-acid sequence MSSEEKSISPAHKTSTPSHRSASSSSSSQRDRRQSVNILERKASSGSTDPSLSKQFLETDSVSLSKQEPDSWEIIEGLKIGQTNVQKPDKHEGFMLKKRKWPLKGWHKRFFVLDNGLLKYSKSPIDIQKGKVHGSIDVGLSVMSIKKKARRIDLDTEEHIYHLKVKSQDTFDAWVSKLRHHRLYRQNEIVRSPRDASFHIFPSASTTESSPAANVPDGKVQQNSFPWQSPIPCSNSLPATCTTGQSKVAAWLQDSEEMDRCAEDLAHCQSNLVELSKLLQNLEILQRTQSAPNFTDMQSNSSGENISEVPSYISLWHTQVPFSATMSPVRLHSSNPNLCADIEFQTPPSHVTDPLECSTEYMKLQEEFCLMAQKVHSLLKSAFNSIAIEKEKLKQIVSEQDLTGHNAQIAHLRQSLSQALNQNAELRSRLNRIHSESVICDQVVSVNIIPSPDETGEQIHVSLPLSQQVSNESRLSMSESVSEFFDAQEVLLSASSSENEASDDESYISDVSDNISEDNTSVTDISRQIVNGELTGGAFRNGRRTCLPAPSPDTSNINLWNILRNNIGKDLSKVSMPVELNEPLNTLQHLCEELEYSELLDKAAETDDPYERMVLIAAFAASGYASTYFRAGSKPFNPVLGETYECIREDKGFRFFSEQVSHHPPISACHCESKNFVFWQDIRWKNKFWGKSMEILPVGTLNVTLPKYGDYYVWNKVTTCIHNILSGRRWIEHYGEITIRNTKSSVCICKLTFVKVNYWNSNVNEVQGVVIDQEGKVVHRLFGKWHEGLYCGVAPSAKCVWRPGSMPTNYERYYGFTRFAIELNELDPVLKDLLPTTDARFRPDQRLLEEGNIEAAASEKQRIEELQRSRRRYMEENSIEYVPKFFKKVIDANQREAWVTNETYWELRKDPGFSKVEIPVLW is encoded by the exons agcgTTAATATTTTGGAACGGAAAGCTTCTTCAGGAAGCACAGACCCTTCGTTAAGCAAGCAATTCCTTGAAACCGACTCTGTCTCTCTGTCCAAG CAGGAGCCTGACAGCTGGGAAATCATAGAGGGTCTGAAAATTGGCCAGACCAATGTACAGAAGCCAGACAAACATGAAGGCTTCatgctgaaaaagagaaaatggccCTTAAAAGGTTGGCACAAG AGGTTTTTCGTCCTGGATAATGgattattaaaatattcaaagtCACCAATTGAT ATACAGAAGGGCAAAGTACATGGGAGCATTGATGTAGGCTTATCAGTTATGTCCATTAAAAAGAAGGCTCGCAGAATAGATCTTGATACAGAAGAACACATTTATCATCTGAAG GTGAAGTCCCAGGATACATTTGATGCATGGGTTTCAAAATTACGCCACCATCGGTTGTACCGTCAGAATGAGATTGTGAGATCTCCGAGAGATGCTAGCTTCCATATATTCCCCTCAGCCTCTACTACAGAGTCTTCACCAGCTGCTAACGTACCAGATGGAAAG GTACAACAAAATAGCTTCCCATGGCAATCTCCTATACCTTGCAGTAACAGCCTTCCTGCAACCTGCACTACTGGGCAGAGTAAAGTAGCAGCCTGGTTGCAGGACTCAGAAGAGATGGACAGATGCGCAGAAG aTCTTGCTCATTGTCAGTCAAACCTTGTGGAACTCAGTAAACTTCTTCAAAACTTAGAAATACTACAGAGAACTCAGTCTGCACCAAATTTCACAGACATGCAG TCCAACTCTTCTGGAGAAAACATTAGCGAAGTACCTAGCTATATAAGTCTCTGGCATACACAG GTCCCTTTCAGTGCCACGATGTCTCCAGTTCGGCTGCATTCATCCAATCCCAATCTTTGTGCAGATATTGAATTCCAGACCCCCCCAAGCCATGTAACAGATCCTCTGGAGTGCTCTACAGAATACATGAAGCTTCAAGAAGAATTCTGCCTGATGGCGCAAAAAG tgcATTCTCTTTTGAAGTCTGCGTTTAACAGCATAGCTATAGAGAAGGAGAAGCTTAAGCAGATCGTCTCAGAACAGGATCTTACAGGTCACAATGCTCAAATAGCACACCTCAGACAATCCCTTTCTCAG gctCTCAACCAGAATGCTGAACTAAGGAGTCGCTTGAACAGGATACATTCAGAATCTGTTATTTGTGATCAGGTTGTCAGTGTAAATATTATTCCTAGTCCTGATGAG ACAGGTGAACAAATTCACGTCAGTTTGCCATTGTCTCAGCAAGTTTCTAACGAGAGCAGGCTCTCTATGTCTGAATCAGTGTCAGAGTTCTTTGATGCACAGGAGGTGCTTTTGTCTGCCAGCTCATCAGAAAATGAG gCTTCTGATGATGAATCTTATATCAGTGATGTGAGTGATAATATATCTGAGGACAACACCAGTGTCACAGACATTTCTCGGCAAA TTGTCAATGGTGAACTAACTGGAGGAGCGTTCAGGAACGGACGGCGAACTTgtctcccagctcccagccctgacACCAGTAACATCAATCTGTGGAATATCTTGAGAAATAACATCGGCAAAGATCTTTCTAAAGTTTCCATGCCAGTTGAGCTAAATGAGCCTCTTAACACCTTGCAACATCTTTGTGAAGAGTTGGAATATAGTGAACTCTTGGACAAGGCTGCTGAAACAGATGATCCCTATGAACGCATG GTTCTCATAGCTGCCTTTGCAGCATCGGGTTATGCCTCTACGTATTTCAGAGCAGGAAGCAAGCCATTTAACCCCGTGCTTGGTGAAACTTATGAATGTATTAGAGAAGACAAAGGATTTCGATTTTTCTCAGAGCAG GTTAGCCACCATCCTCCCATTTCAGCCTGTCACTGTGAATCGAAGAACTTTGTGTTTTGGCAAG aTATCAggtggaaaaacaaattttgGGGGAAATCAATGGAAATTCTTCCAGTTGGAACCTTGAATGTGACTCTTCCAAA GTATGGAGACTATTACGTCTGGAACAAAGTCACTACTTGCATACATAATATCCTTAGCGGAAGGAGGTGGATAGAACACTATGGAGAGATAACaatcagaaacacaaaaagcagtgtttgtatATGTAAACTCACATTTGTCAAG GTAAACTACTGGAATTCTAATGTAAATGAAGTCCAGGGTGTTGTGATAGATCAAGAAGGGAAGGTAGTGCATCGCCTCTTTGGAAAGTGGCACGAAGGTCTTTATTGTGGTGTAGCACCTTCAGCCAAATGCGTGTGGAGGCCGG GATCCATGCCAACCAACTATGAACGTTATTATGGCTTCACAAGATTTGCTATTGAGCTCAATGAATTAGATCCTGTACTGAAAGATCTTCTTCCAACAACAGATGCACGATTCAGGCCGGATCAAAG GCTTCTGGAAGAAGGCAAtatagaagcagcagcatcagagaaacaaagaataGAAGAACTCCAGCGAAGTCGGAGACGgtacatggaagaaaacagcattgaATATGTACCCAAATTTTTTAA AAAAGTTATCGATGCTAATCAAAGAGAAGCCTGGGTTACCAATGAAACCTACTGGGAACTACGAAAGGATCCTGGATTTAGTAAAGTAGAAATTCCTGTACTCTGGTAA
- the OSBPL6 gene encoding oxysterol-binding protein-related protein 6 isoform X8 — MSSEEKSISPAHKTSTPSHRSASSSSSSQRDRRQSVNILERKASSGSTDPSLSKQFLETDSVSLSKQEPDSWEIIEGLKIGQTNVQKPDKHEGFMLKKRKWPLKGWHKRFFVLDNGLLKYSKSPIDIQKGKVHGSIDVGLSVMSIKKKARRIDLDTEEHIYHLKVKSQDTFDAWVSKLRHHRLYRQNEIVRSPRDASFHIFPSASTTESSPAANVPDGKVQQNSFPWQSPIPCSNSLPATCTTGQSKVAAWLQDSEEMDRCAEDLAHCQSNLVELSKLLQNLEILQRTQSAPNFTDMQVPFSATMSPVRLHSSNPNLCADIEFQTPPSHVTDPLECSTEYMKLQEEFCLMAQKVHSLLKSAFNSIAIEKEKLKQIVSEQDLTGHNAQIAHLRQSLSQALNQNAELRSRLNRIHSESVICDQVVSVNIIPSPDETGEQIHVSLPLSQQVSNESRLSMSESVSEFFDAQEVLLSASSSENEASDDESYISDVSDNISEDNTSVTDISRQIVNGELTGGAFRNGRRTCLPAPSPDTSNINLWNILRNNIGKDLSKVSMPVELNEPLNTLQHLCEELEYSELLDKAAETDDPYERMVLIAAFAASGYASTYFRAGSKPFNPVLGETYECIREDKGFRFFSEQVSHHPPISACHCESKNFVFWQDIRWKNKFWGKSMEILPVGTLNVTLPKYGDYYVWNKVTTCIHNILSGRRWIEHYGEITIRNTKSSVCICKLTFVKVNYWNSNVNEVQGVVIDQEGKVVHRLFGKWHEGLYCGVAPSAKCVWRPGSMPTNYERYYGFTRFAIELNELDPVLKDLLPTTDARFRPDQRLLEEGNIEAAASEKQRIEELQRSRRRYMEENSIEYVPKFFKKVIDANQREAWVTNETYWELRKDPGFSKVEIPVLW; from the exons agcgTTAATATTTTGGAACGGAAAGCTTCTTCAGGAAGCACAGACCCTTCGTTAAGCAAGCAATTCCTTGAAACCGACTCTGTCTCTCTGTCCAAG CAGGAGCCTGACAGCTGGGAAATCATAGAGGGTCTGAAAATTGGCCAGACCAATGTACAGAAGCCAGACAAACATGAAGGCTTCatgctgaaaaagagaaaatggccCTTAAAAGGTTGGCACAAG AGGTTTTTCGTCCTGGATAATGgattattaaaatattcaaagtCACCAATTGAT ATACAGAAGGGCAAAGTACATGGGAGCATTGATGTAGGCTTATCAGTTATGTCCATTAAAAAGAAGGCTCGCAGAATAGATCTTGATACAGAAGAACACATTTATCATCTGAAG GTGAAGTCCCAGGATACATTTGATGCATGGGTTTCAAAATTACGCCACCATCGGTTGTACCGTCAGAATGAGATTGTGAGATCTCCGAGAGATGCTAGCTTCCATATATTCCCCTCAGCCTCTACTACAGAGTCTTCACCAGCTGCTAACGTACCAGATGGAAAG GTACAACAAAATAGCTTCCCATGGCAATCTCCTATACCTTGCAGTAACAGCCTTCCTGCAACCTGCACTACTGGGCAGAGTAAAGTAGCAGCCTGGTTGCAGGACTCAGAAGAGATGGACAGATGCGCAGAAG aTCTTGCTCATTGTCAGTCAAACCTTGTGGAACTCAGTAAACTTCTTCAAAACTTAGAAATACTACAGAGAACTCAGTCTGCACCAAATTTCACAGACATGCAG GTCCCTTTCAGTGCCACGATGTCTCCAGTTCGGCTGCATTCATCCAATCCCAATCTTTGTGCAGATATTGAATTCCAGACCCCCCCAAGCCATGTAACAGATCCTCTGGAGTGCTCTACAGAATACATGAAGCTTCAAGAAGAATTCTGCCTGATGGCGCAAAAAG tgcATTCTCTTTTGAAGTCTGCGTTTAACAGCATAGCTATAGAGAAGGAGAAGCTTAAGCAGATCGTCTCAGAACAGGATCTTACAGGTCACAATGCTCAAATAGCACACCTCAGACAATCCCTTTCTCAG gctCTCAACCAGAATGCTGAACTAAGGAGTCGCTTGAACAGGATACATTCAGAATCTGTTATTTGTGATCAGGTTGTCAGTGTAAATATTATTCCTAGTCCTGATGAG ACAGGTGAACAAATTCACGTCAGTTTGCCATTGTCTCAGCAAGTTTCTAACGAGAGCAGGCTCTCTATGTCTGAATCAGTGTCAGAGTTCTTTGATGCACAGGAGGTGCTTTTGTCTGCCAGCTCATCAGAAAATGAG gCTTCTGATGATGAATCTTATATCAGTGATGTGAGTGATAATATATCTGAGGACAACACCAGTGTCACAGACATTTCTCGGCAAA TTGTCAATGGTGAACTAACTGGAGGAGCGTTCAGGAACGGACGGCGAACTTgtctcccagctcccagccctgacACCAGTAACATCAATCTGTGGAATATCTTGAGAAATAACATCGGCAAAGATCTTTCTAAAGTTTCCATGCCAGTTGAGCTAAATGAGCCTCTTAACACCTTGCAACATCTTTGTGAAGAGTTGGAATATAGTGAACTCTTGGACAAGGCTGCTGAAACAGATGATCCCTATGAACGCATG GTTCTCATAGCTGCCTTTGCAGCATCGGGTTATGCCTCTACGTATTTCAGAGCAGGAAGCAAGCCATTTAACCCCGTGCTTGGTGAAACTTATGAATGTATTAGAGAAGACAAAGGATTTCGATTTTTCTCAGAGCAG GTTAGCCACCATCCTCCCATTTCAGCCTGTCACTGTGAATCGAAGAACTTTGTGTTTTGGCAAG aTATCAggtggaaaaacaaattttgGGGGAAATCAATGGAAATTCTTCCAGTTGGAACCTTGAATGTGACTCTTCCAAA GTATGGAGACTATTACGTCTGGAACAAAGTCACTACTTGCATACATAATATCCTTAGCGGAAGGAGGTGGATAGAACACTATGGAGAGATAACaatcagaaacacaaaaagcagtgtttgtatATGTAAACTCACATTTGTCAAG GTAAACTACTGGAATTCTAATGTAAATGAAGTCCAGGGTGTTGTGATAGATCAAGAAGGGAAGGTAGTGCATCGCCTCTTTGGAAAGTGGCACGAAGGTCTTTATTGTGGTGTAGCACCTTCAGCCAAATGCGTGTGGAGGCCGG GATCCATGCCAACCAACTATGAACGTTATTATGGCTTCACAAGATTTGCTATTGAGCTCAATGAATTAGATCCTGTACTGAAAGATCTTCTTCCAACAACAGATGCACGATTCAGGCCGGATCAAAG GCTTCTGGAAGAAGGCAAtatagaagcagcagcatcagagaaacaaagaataGAAGAACTCCAGCGAAGTCGGAGACGgtacatggaagaaaacagcattgaATATGTACCCAAATTTTTTAA AAAAGTTATCGATGCTAATCAAAGAGAAGCCTGGGTTACCAATGAAACCTACTGGGAACTACGAAAGGATCCTGGATTTAGTAAAGTAGAAATTCCTGTACTCTGGTAA